Proteins encoded by one window of Hyphomicrobium nitrativorans NL23:
- the recG gene encoding ATP-dependent DNA helicase RecG gives MRPDELSPLFAEANVLKGVGPHVLTLLKKALRLPPGVTRPRVVDLLWHLPTGVIDRRAEPTVVAAVPGTIATLKVRVLKHKPPPRGNTKAPYKIATEDETGRLDLVFFRTERSFIERQLPVGAERYVSGRVERYGETLQMAHPDYIVAPEARDDLPLLEPVYPLTAGLSGKALFKASRQALTRAPDLAEWQNPSWLKQQGWPTFADALRRLHTPDDAADVSPMSAPLQRLAYDELLANQLALAIVRESFKGQSGRSVRGNGRLRQKIVEALPFALTGSQSSALAEIEADMAAPRRMLRLLQGDVGSGKTVVALLAMAVAVEAGAQAALMAPTEVLARQHAETIAPLANATGLTIGLLTGREKGRARTELLSRLASGEINILIGTHALFQDDVAFRDLAFAVIDEQHRFGVHQRLALQSKGNGGANMLVMTATPIPRTLLMTHYGDLEVSRLTEKPAGRKPITTRKIPNASLEKLIARVRAQLAEGAQVYWVCPLIESSDVSDLAAAEERHAHLTQALGEGIGLLHGGMNATAKDATMAAFADGNLKVLVATTVIEVGVNVPNANIMVIEHAERFGLAQLHQLRGRVGRGSRESFCMLLYQEPLSKTADQRLAMMEETEDGFLIAEKDLELRGGGEVLGARQSGDAEFRIAGVPTFGELLSAAHDDARMILASDPALTSPRGEALRRLLYLFECDEAIRLFRAA, from the coding sequence ATGCGGCCCGACGAGCTTTCCCCTCTGTTTGCCGAAGCCAACGTCCTCAAGGGCGTAGGCCCGCACGTCCTGACGCTTCTGAAAAAGGCGCTGCGCCTGCCGCCCGGCGTCACGCGCCCTCGCGTGGTCGACCTGCTCTGGCACCTGCCCACCGGCGTCATCGACCGGCGCGCCGAACCGACGGTGGTCGCCGCCGTGCCCGGCACCATCGCAACCCTCAAGGTCCGCGTCCTCAAGCACAAGCCGCCCCCGCGCGGCAACACCAAGGCCCCCTACAAGATCGCGACCGAGGACGAGACCGGCCGCCTCGACCTCGTCTTCTTCCGCACCGAACGCTCTTTCATCGAACGCCAGTTGCCCGTCGGCGCCGAGCGATACGTCTCGGGCCGCGTCGAGCGGTACGGCGAGACCTTGCAGATGGCGCACCCCGACTACATCGTCGCTCCCGAAGCGCGCGACGATCTCCCCCTGCTGGAGCCCGTCTATCCGCTCACGGCCGGTCTTTCCGGCAAGGCGCTGTTCAAGGCAAGCCGGCAGGCGCTCACCCGCGCCCCCGACCTCGCCGAATGGCAGAACCCGAGCTGGCTCAAGCAGCAGGGCTGGCCCACGTTTGCGGACGCGCTCCGCCGCCTGCACACGCCGGACGACGCTGCCGACGTCTCGCCCATGAGCGCGCCCCTCCAGCGCCTCGCCTACGACGAATTGCTCGCCAACCAGCTCGCGCTCGCCATCGTGCGCGAAAGCTTCAAGGGCCAAAGCGGACGCTCCGTTCGGGGCAACGGCCGTTTGCGCCAGAAGATTGTAGAAGCACTCCCCTTCGCACTCACCGGCTCACAGTCGTCTGCGCTCGCGGAGATCGAAGCCGACATGGCCGCCCCCCGCCGAATGCTCCGCCTTCTGCAAGGCGATGTCGGCTCCGGCAAAACCGTCGTCGCGCTTCTCGCCATGGCGGTCGCGGTGGAAGCCGGCGCACAGGCGGCCCTCATGGCGCCGACAGAAGTGCTCGCCCGCCAGCACGCCGAGACCATCGCACCGCTCGCAAACGCGACCGGCCTCACCATCGGCCTCCTGACCGGCCGCGAGAAAGGCCGCGCCCGCACGGAGCTTCTAAGCCGCCTCGCATCCGGCGAGATCAATATCCTCATCGGCACTCACGCTCTGTTCCAGGACGACGTCGCCTTTCGCGATCTCGCCTTCGCCGTCATCGACGAGCAGCACCGCTTCGGCGTCCACCAGCGCCTCGCGCTGCAAAGCAAGGGCAACGGCGGCGCCAACATGCTGGTGATGACGGCCACCCCGATCCCCCGCACGCTTCTGATGACGCACTATGGCGACCTCGAAGTCTCGCGCCTCACCGAGAAGCCCGCGGGCCGCAAGCCGATCACCACGCGCAAGATCCCAAACGCCAGCCTGGAAAAGCTTATCGCCCGCGTCCGCGCGCAACTCGCCGAGGGCGCGCAGGTCTATTGGGTCTGCCCGTTGATCGAAAGCTCGGACGTCTCCGACCTCGCCGCCGCCGAGGAACGCCACGCGCATCTCACGCAAGCCCTCGGAGAGGGCATCGGCCTCCTGCACGGCGGCATGAACGCCACCGCCAAGGACGCAACAATGGCCGCCTTCGCGGACGGCAACCTGAAGGTGCTCGTCGCCACGACGGTCATCGAAGTCGGCGTCAACGTGCCGAATGCCAACATCATGGTCATCGAGCACGCCGAGCGCTTCGGCCTCGCCCAGCTCCATCAGCTCCGCGGCCGCGTGGGGCGCGGCAGCCGCGAGAGCTTCTGCATGCTGCTGTACCAGGAGCCGCTGAGCAAAACCGCCGACCAGCGCCTCGCGATGATGGAAGAGACGGAGGACGGCTTCCTCATCGCCGAGAAAGACCTCGAACTGCGCGGCGGCGGCGAGGTGCTGGGCGCGCGCCAGAGCGGAGACGCCGAGTTCCGCATCGCGGGCGTGCCGACGTTCGGCGAGCTTCTCTCGGCCGCCCATGACGACGCTCGCATGATCCTGGCGTCCGACCCGGCCCTCACGAGCCCGCGCGGCGAAGCCTTGCGCCGCCTGCTTTATCTCTTCGAATGCGACGAAGCCATCCGCCTCTTCCGCGCGGCGTGA
- a CDS encoding succinate dehydrogenase assembly factor 2, which produces MSDELEVRRRRALWRAGHRGTKELDILVGRFADARLAGMSLDDLEGFERFLKATEPEIQHWLLGPEGGAAGTEFADVVDEIRRFHGLA; this is translated from the coding sequence ATGAGCGACGAATTGGAGGTTCGGCGCCGCCGCGCGCTATGGCGTGCGGGGCACCGCGGGACCAAGGAGCTGGACATTCTCGTTGGCCGCTTTGCGGACGCGCGTCTTGCGGGCATGTCTCTCGACGATCTTGAGGGCTTCGAGCGCTTTTTGAAGGCGACGGAGCCTGAGATCCAGCACTGGCTGCTGGGGCCCGAGGGCGGCGCGGCGGGAACCGAGTTTGCCGACGTGGTGGACGAAATCCGCAGGTTCCATGGGCTCGCGTGA
- the mfd gene encoding transcription-repair coupling factor — MSERADLIFTGVPEGLDALVLARLVEEATRADAPGVLVHVARDDRRLEALEGQLRFFAPKLRVSAFPAWDTVPYDRVGPNAEIVGKRITTLSRFALGVKEPVVVLTTVNAVLQRVPPKSYVRNAMKSFVPGQRVDLDRLVQSLSLAGYTRTGTVMEQGEMAVRGGIVDLFPPGRLNPIRLDFFGDTLESIKTFDAETQRTSKSVKKLVLMPVSEVAFGDAAVALFRSRYVELFGGATGDDPLYEAISAGHRYSGEEHWLPLFHETLETLFDYVGDAPVSFDHLADEAVAHRFDQINEHYLARTEGLEAERFGAPPYKPVPPQQMFLDKAAWGKALQGRKIVRLTPFEMTEGEGVRPWRGKGGRSFAPERQNPDANVFDAVVGHVKQIQANHRRALIAAWTPGARERLSSLLADHGLKAVAKVEGYADALALEPGVTGLAVLGIEQGFETPELAVIAEQDILGDRLVRPRRKAKRAADVLTEATSLSVGDLVVHADHGIGRFAGLKTITALGAPHDCLELKYHGGDTLYLPVENIELLSRFGSDDGSTQLDRLGGVAWQSRKAKLKKRLREMAGELIKIAALRQLREAPVLAPPASAYDEFVASFPYEETEDQAASIEAVLGDLQAGRPMDRLVCGDVGFGKTEVALRAAFVTAMNGLQVAIVVPTTLLARQHTQTVRERFKGLPLKIAQASRFVSPKELGEVKDGIKTGTVDIVVGTHALLGKQIEFQRLGLIVIDEEQHFGVTHKERLKQLREDVHVLTLSATPIPRTLQLALTGVRELSLITTPPVDRLAVRTYISPFDPVVLTDALKRERDRGGQTYYVAPHISDLDSVAEFLAEAVPHLKVARAHGQLSPGELEDVMTAFYEGKYDVLLSTAIVESGLDVPNANTLIVHRADMFGLAALYQLRGRVGRSKRRAYAYFTTPPGKALTEGAEKRLKVLQSLDTLGAGFSLASHDLDIRGAGNLLGEEQSGHIREVGFELYQSMLEEAVASMKGGDLDDAADKWSPEIAIGVSVLIPESYVTDLQLRLGLYRRLSSLETRAEIDAFAAELVDRFGELPAEVDHLLDVMEIKGLCRAAGIARVDAGPKGAVVTFHRNTFANAQGLATFLQLSRGQARLQPDHKLVFKGAWDQADVRFKGVRQLVSALANIAAKGAEAA, encoded by the coding sequence ATGAGCGAGCGAGCGGACTTGATTTTTACGGGCGTGCCGGAGGGGCTGGACGCGCTCGTGCTCGCGCGCCTTGTCGAGGAAGCGACGCGGGCGGATGCGCCGGGCGTTCTGGTCCATGTCGCGCGCGACGACCGGCGGCTCGAAGCGCTCGAAGGGCAGCTCCGCTTTTTCGCGCCGAAGCTCCGGGTTTCCGCGTTCCCCGCGTGGGATACCGTGCCTTACGACCGCGTGGGGCCGAATGCGGAGATCGTGGGCAAGCGCATCACGACGCTGTCGCGGTTTGCGCTGGGCGTGAAAGAGCCCGTCGTGGTTCTCACGACCGTCAATGCCGTGCTGCAGCGCGTGCCGCCGAAATCCTACGTTCGCAACGCGATGAAGAGTTTTGTGCCCGGCCAGCGGGTGGATCTCGACCGCCTGGTGCAAAGCCTGTCGCTTGCCGGCTATACGCGCACCGGCACCGTGATGGAGCAGGGCGAGATGGCGGTGCGGGGCGGCATCGTCGATCTCTTCCCGCCGGGGCGACTCAATCCGATCCGGCTCGACTTCTTCGGCGACACGCTCGAAAGCATCAAGACGTTCGACGCCGAGACGCAGCGGACATCGAAATCCGTCAAGAAGCTCGTGCTGATGCCGGTGTCGGAGGTCGCGTTCGGGGATGCGGCCGTTGCGCTGTTCCGCTCGCGCTATGTGGAGCTGTTCGGCGGGGCGACGGGCGACGATCCGCTCTATGAGGCCATCAGCGCGGGGCATCGCTATTCGGGCGAGGAGCACTGGCTGCCGCTGTTCCACGAGACGCTGGAGACGCTGTTCGACTATGTAGGCGACGCGCCGGTGAGCTTCGATCATCTGGCGGATGAAGCGGTGGCGCATCGGTTCGATCAGATCAACGAGCATTATCTGGCCCGCACCGAAGGTCTCGAAGCCGAGCGGTTCGGCGCGCCGCCCTATAAGCCCGTGCCGCCCCAGCAGATGTTCCTCGACAAGGCCGCGTGGGGGAAGGCGCTTCAAGGGCGCAAGATCGTGCGGCTGACGCCGTTCGAGATGACAGAGGGCGAGGGCGTGCGCCCGTGGCGCGGTAAGGGCGGGCGCTCGTTCGCGCCCGAGCGGCAGAACCCCGACGCGAACGTGTTCGATGCGGTTGTCGGTCATGTGAAACAGATCCAGGCGAACCATCGCCGCGCGTTGATTGCGGCGTGGACGCCGGGCGCGCGGGAGCGGCTGTCGTCGCTGCTTGCGGACCACGGGCTCAAGGCGGTGGCGAAAGTCGAGGGCTATGCGGATGCGCTGGCGCTGGAGCCCGGCGTGACGGGTCTGGCGGTGCTGGGCATCGAGCAGGGTTTCGAGACGCCGGAACTCGCGGTCATCGCCGAACAGGACATTCTGGGCGACCGGCTCGTCAGGCCGCGGCGCAAGGCGAAGCGTGCTGCCGACGTGCTGACGGAAGCGACGAGCCTTTCGGTCGGCGATCTCGTCGTGCACGCGGATCATGGCATCGGGCGGTTCGCGGGCCTCAAGACGATCACGGCGTTGGGCGCGCCGCACGATTGCCTCGAACTCAAGTATCACGGCGGCGACACGCTCTATCTGCCGGTCGAGAACATCGAGCTGCTGTCGCGCTTCGGCTCCGACGACGGCTCGACGCAGCTCGATCGTCTCGGCGGCGTGGCGTGGCAATCGCGCAAGGCGAAGCTCAAGAAGCGCCTGCGCGAGATGGCGGGCGAACTGATCAAGATCGCGGCGCTGCGCCAGCTTCGCGAGGCGCCGGTGCTCGCGCCGCCTGCGAGCGCTTACGACGAGTTCGTGGCGAGCTTCCCCTACGAGGAAACCGAAGACCAGGCCGCCAGCATCGAGGCGGTGCTGGGAGATTTGCAGGCGGGCCGTCCGATGGACCGGCTCGTGTGCGGCGACGTGGGCTTCGGCAAGACGGAGGTCGCGCTCAGGGCCGCGTTCGTGACCGCGATGAACGGGCTGCAAGTCGCTATCGTGGTGCCGACGACGCTGCTTGCGCGCCAGCACACGCAGACCGTGCGCGAGCGCTTCAAGGGGCTGCCGCTGAAGATTGCGCAGGCGTCACGCTTCGTGTCTCCGAAAGAGCTTGGCGAGGTCAAGGACGGCATCAAGACCGGGACCGTCGACATCGTGGTCGGCACGCACGCGCTGCTCGGCAAGCAGATCGAGTTTCAGCGGCTCGGGCTTATCGTGATCGACGAGGAACAGCACTTCGGTGTGACGCACAAGGAGCGGCTGAAGCAGCTCCGCGAGGACGTGCACGTGCTGACGCTGTCCGCGACGCCGATCCCGCGCACGCTGCAACTTGCGTTGACGGGCGTGCGGGAGCTGTCGCTGATCACCACGCCGCCGGTGGACCGGCTCGCGGTCCGCACCTACATCTCGCCGTTCGATCCCGTGGTGCTCACGGATGCGTTGAAGCGCGAGCGCGACCGAGGCGGGCAGACGTATTACGTCGCGCCGCATATCTCCGACCTCGACAGCGTGGCCGAGTTCCTGGCCGAAGCCGTGCCGCATCTCAAAGTGGCGCGCGCGCACGGACAGCTTTCGCCGGGCGAACTCGAAGACGTGATGACGGCGTTCTACGAGGGCAAGTACGACGTTCTCCTCTCGACGGCCATCGTGGAAAGCGGCCTCGACGTTCCGAACGCGAACACGCTGATCGTGCATCGGGCCGATATGTTCGGGCTTGCGGCGCTCTATCAGTTGCGCGGGCGCGTGGGCCGGTCGAAGCGGCGCGCGTACGCCTACTTCACGACGCCGCCGGGGAAGGCGCTCACCGAAGGCGCGGAGAAGCGGCTCAAGGTGCTGCAGTCGCTCGATACGCTGGGCGCGGGCTTCTCGCTCGCCTCGCACGATCTCGACATCCGCGGCGCTGGCAACCTGCTCGGCGAGGAGCAGTCGGGGCATATCCGCGAGGTGGGCTTCGAGCTTTACCAGTCGATGCTGGAAGAGGCGGTTGCCTCGATGAAGGGCGGCGACCTGGACGACGCTGCCGACAAATGGAGCCCGGAGATCGCAATCGGCGTTTCGGTGCTGATCCCGGAAAGCTACGTCACGGATCTGCAACTCCGGCTCGGGCTTTACCGGCGTCTCTCGTCTCTCGAAACGCGCGCGGAGATCGACGCGTTCGCGGCGGAGCTGGTGGACCGCTTCGGCGAGCTGCCGGCGGAGGTCGATCACCTGCTCGATGTCATGGAGATCAAGGGGCTGTGCCGGGCTGCGGGCATTGCGCGCGTCGATGCGGGGCCGAAGGGCGCCGTCGTCACCTTCCATCGCAATACGTTCGCCAACGCGCAGGGGCTGGCGACGTTCCTGCAGCTCTCGCGCGGGCAGGCGCGGTTGCAGCCGGACCACAAGCTCGTGTTCAAGGGTGCGTGGGATCAGGCGGACGTGCGCTTCAAGGGCGTGCGCCAGCTCGTCTCGGCCCTCGCGAACATTGCGGCGAAGGGCGCCGAGGCGGCTTAG
- a CDS encoding flagellar motor switch protein FliG yields MKTQAHRQDAEAPLSGTAKVAALLLAMNRQIATRVLQHFDEDEVKIVAQAVNDLGSVPKDTVDGIIEEFAHEIKYGSTLTATTEKIQGLLEGVFSPDQIAAIIAQTGSKSAGAVWKKLHEIQEAALTQYLMKEHPQVIALVLSRADAATSASLLKMLPRALSHDIVGRMLSLRPVAERPLALLEISFLQDLVLNGRRDSDLSPHTRVAQVINKMDRKVMDECLQAIASSNEKDAELIRQQLFTFDDLGKLAPAALVTVLDTVSPDVVVKALYGIAKAFREQILQAVPSRSRRAIEAEIEGGPTPSTRNAVKAQRVIADIALELIERGVIEVGGEDAEDDEPTT; encoded by the coding sequence CTGAAAACGCAGGCGCACAGGCAGGATGCTGAAGCCCCGCTTTCGGGGACGGCGAAGGTTGCCGCGCTTCTCCTTGCGATGAACAGGCAGATTGCGACCCGGGTTCTTCAGCATTTCGACGAAGATGAGGTCAAGATCGTCGCGCAGGCCGTGAATGATCTTGGCTCCGTTCCAAAGGATACGGTTGACGGGATCATCGAGGAATTCGCTCACGAAATAAAGTATGGCTCAACGCTGACGGCGACAACGGAGAAGATCCAAGGGCTTCTGGAGGGCGTTTTCAGTCCCGATCAAATCGCGGCGATCATTGCGCAGACAGGAAGCAAGTCGGCGGGCGCTGTCTGGAAAAAGCTGCATGAAATCCAGGAGGCGGCGCTCACTCAGTACCTCATGAAGGAACATCCGCAGGTCATTGCCCTGGTCCTGTCGCGTGCGGACGCCGCAACATCGGCCAGCCTGCTCAAGATGCTGCCGCGGGCTTTGTCGCACGACATCGTGGGGCGAATGCTGAGCTTGAGGCCCGTCGCCGAACGCCCGCTTGCCCTGCTCGAAATCTCCTTTCTTCAAGATCTCGTTCTCAACGGGCGGCGGGACTCGGATTTATCGCCCCACACCCGGGTGGCGCAGGTCATCAACAAGATGGACCGGAAGGTGATGGACGAGTGCCTGCAGGCCATCGCATCGTCGAACGAGAAGGATGCCGAGCTGATACGGCAGCAACTCTTCACCTTCGACGATCTGGGCAAACTGGCGCCGGCCGCCCTTGTCACGGTGTTGGATACGGTCTCCCCGGATGTCGTTGTCAAGGCGCTCTACGGTATTGCGAAGGCGTTCCGGGAGCAGATCCTGCAAGCCGTTCCGAGCCGTTCCCGACGGGCAATCGAAGCGGAGATCGAAGGCGGCCCCACTCCAAGCACGCGCAATGCCGTGAAAGCTCAGCGTGTCATTGCAGATATCGCACTGGAATTGATCGAGCGCGGGGTCATCGAGGTCGGAGGCGAGGACGCCGAGGATGACGAACCCACAACGTAG
- a CDS encoding class I adenylate-forming enzyme family protein has translation MITPFYTPAENPPFNMARYCLEAGTLATPTKPALLVIAAPGAPPAEIWTYADLEDAVLRTAGALRQAGLKPGDRVLIRLDNTSAYAVLFFAVIAAGLVALPASNQLTEPEALFLLEDSGAAAVACLSPLDTSALASAPLLLSPDDIARMMREGPRIDYAPTRAEDPAFLIYTSGTTARPKGVLHAHRSAIGRRPMYQGWYGLRPDDRVLHAGAFNWTFTLGVGLTDPWANGATAIIYTGEKDPAFWPRLIRDTDATLFAGVPGVFRQMLKYADVTPAAIPSLRHGLMAGEAPPHGLFDEWAARSGREIHEGLGMSELSTYISTSPTVPRRPGTVGKAQPGRNVVILPVDGPDEPLPPETEGLIAVHRSDRGLMLGYWNRAAEQAEVTRGEWFVGGDLGTMDADGYITHTGRNNEVMKALGYRVSPLEVEAVLAAHPGIAEVACAELAVRADVHIVGAFVVMKDDAPRDANAIMAFATERLAAYKCPREIRFVDALPRTANGKIRRAGLVRM, from the coding sequence ATGATCACGCCGTTCTATACCCCCGCTGAAAATCCGCCGTTCAACATGGCCCGCTACTGCCTCGAAGCAGGCACCCTGGCCACGCCCACCAAGCCCGCGCTGCTCGTCATCGCGGCGCCCGGCGCGCCGCCTGCCGAGATCTGGACCTACGCCGACCTCGAAGACGCCGTCCTGCGCACGGCGGGCGCGCTCCGCCAAGCCGGTCTCAAGCCCGGCGACCGCGTGCTGATCCGCCTCGACAACACGAGCGCGTACGCAGTCCTCTTCTTTGCGGTCATCGCGGCCGGTCTCGTGGCTCTCCCTGCATCGAACCAGCTCACCGAGCCCGAAGCGCTCTTCCTGCTTGAAGACAGCGGCGCGGCGGCGGTTGCCTGCCTCTCGCCGCTCGACACCTCGGCGCTTGCCTCCGCACCCCTCCTCCTCTCGCCCGACGACATCGCCCGCATGATGCGCGAAGGCCCGCGCATCGATTATGCACCGACCCGCGCCGAAGACCCGGCTTTCCTGATCTACACCTCCGGCACGACGGCCCGCCCGAAAGGCGTGCTGCACGCCCACCGTTCGGCAATCGGCCGCCGCCCCATGTACCAGGGTTGGTACGGCCTCCGCCCAGACGACCGCGTCCTGCATGCGGGCGCCTTCAACTGGACGTTCACCCTCGGCGTCGGCCTCACCGACCCATGGGCCAACGGCGCAACCGCCATCATCTATACCGGCGAAAAAGATCCGGCATTCTGGCCGCGCCTGATCCGCGACACCGACGCCACCCTCTTCGCGGGCGTCCCCGGCGTCTTCCGCCAGATGCTCAAATACGCCGACGTCACACCCGCAGCGATCCCTTCGCTGCGTCACGGCCTGATGGCAGGCGAAGCGCCCCCGCACGGCCTGTTCGACGAATGGGCCGCGCGATCCGGGCGCGAGATCCACGAAGGGCTCGGCATGAGCGAGCTCTCGACCTACATCTCGACCAGCCCCACCGTGCCGCGCAGACCCGGCACCGTCGGAAAAGCCCAACCAGGCCGCAACGTCGTCATCCTTCCCGTCGACGGTCCGGACGAGCCGCTGCCCCCGGAGACCGAAGGCCTCATCGCCGTCCACCGCTCCGACCGTGGCCTCATGCTCGGCTACTGGAACCGCGCAGCCGAGCAGGCCGAAGTCACGCGCGGAGAGTGGTTCGTCGGCGGCGACCTCGGCACCATGGATGCCGATGGCTACATCACCCACACGGGCCGCAACAACGAGGTGATGAAGGCGCTCGGCTATCGCGTCTCGCCGCTTGAAGTGGAAGCCGTCCTCGCAGCCCATCCCGGCATCGCCGAAGTCGCCTGCGCCGAGCTTGCCGTGCGCGCGGACGTGCACATCGTCGGTGCTTTCGTTGTCATGAAGGACGATGCGCCCCGCGATGCAAACGCGATCATGGCCTTCGCGACCGAACGGCTCGCCGCCTACAAATGCCCGCGCGAAATCCGCTTCGTCGACGCGCTGCCCCGCACCGCAAACGGCAAGATCAGGCGCGCGGGCCTCGTCCGCATGTGA